A genomic segment from bacterium encodes:
- a CDS encoding MraY family glycosyltransferase: MNLIDGIDGLASGITFIVTIFLLFNEGFEFTPLASILSGAVLIFFIFNLSKKIFLGNSGSMLLGFLLAAISIFISNKGEKTDVLSITILCFGVPVFDIIAAIIRRTKEGRSIFMGDGRHIHIIYSKRAFPIQWYSYSFLEALLS, encoded by the coding sequence ATGAATCTGATTGATGGAATTGATGGTCTTGCGTCTGGAATTACATTTATCGTGACTATATTTTTGCTCTTTAATGAAGGATTTGAATTTACACCTTTAGCCTCCATTCTTTCTGGAGCAGTATTAATATTCTTTATCTTCAACCTATCAAAAAAGATATTTTTAGGCAATTCCGGCAGTATGTTATTAGGATTTTTACTTGCCGCCATTTCTATCTTTATATCAAATAAGGGAGAAAAAACAGATGTTTTATCGATTACTATTTTATGTTTTGGAGTTCCTGTATTCGATATTATAGCCGCTATTATAAGAAGGACAAAAGAAGGTAGGTCTATATTTATGGGGGATGGAAGACATATTCACATTATTTACTCAAAAAGGGCTTTCCCAATACAATGGTACTCTTATTCCTTCTTGGAGGCACTTTTATCTTAG